A genomic window from Flavobacterium johnsoniae includes:
- a CDS encoding formimidoylglutamase: MEFDFLEPVNDAIVKFVGGLSSQELGSKIVFHTQEQFPDIEQINIAIIGVLEDRTNINMVNEVNLTAVRKKLYSMFPGNWDASIADLGDILAGDSVEDTYFALKKVTASLIKNKVIPIVLGGSQDLTYALYRAYDDLEQMVNLVAVDNKFDFGKENESVSANSYLTKIIIDEPNNLFNYCNIGYQTYYNSQEEIDLIQKLFFDAYRLGEISNKITLAEPVFRDADLVSIDLNSVKSSASGNTVTFEPNGFNGKEICALARYAGISDKVTSFGVFNHNSTMAESVIISQIVWYFIEGYHYRSKEYPFGSRANYLKYIVPLEDEELIFYKSDKTDRWWIEIPFESNGSNKLKRNTLLPCSYDEYLAACNQELPERWWKAQRKNAL; the protein is encoded by the coding sequence GAAGTAAAATTGTTTTTCATACACAAGAACAATTTCCAGATATAGAACAAATTAATATTGCTATAATTGGTGTTTTAGAAGATCGTACAAACATCAATATGGTTAATGAAGTTAATCTTACTGCTGTTCGTAAAAAATTATATAGTATGTTTCCAGGTAATTGGGATGCTTCAATTGCTGACTTAGGAGATATACTTGCTGGTGATTCTGTTGAGGATACTTACTTCGCATTGAAAAAAGTTACAGCCTCTTTGATCAAGAATAAAGTGATTCCTATAGTCCTGGGAGGTTCTCAGGATTTAACCTATGCTTTGTATCGTGCTTACGATGACTTAGAGCAAATGGTTAATTTAGTTGCGGTCGATAATAAATTTGATTTTGGAAAAGAAAATGAGTCGGTTTCAGCTAATTCGTATCTTACTAAAATAATTATTGATGAACCAAATAATCTTTTTAATTACTGTAATATAGGCTATCAGACTTATTATAATTCGCAAGAAGAAATCGACTTAATCCAAAAGTTGTTTTTTGATGCTTATCGATTGGGCGAAATCTCTAATAAAATCACTTTGGCTGAGCCTGTTTTTAGAGATGCAGATTTGGTGAGTATCGATTTAAATTCTGTAAAATCTTCAGCTTCAGGAAACACAGTAACATTTGAACCCAATGGTTTTAATGGCAAAGAAATTTGTGCTTTAGCAAGATACGCTGGTATTAGTGATAAAGTTACTTCTTTTGGTGTTTTTAATCATAATAGTACAATGGCAGAATCTGTAATTATTTCGCAGATTGTGTGGTATTTTATTGAAGGATATCACTACCGTTCAAAAGAATATCCTTTCGGAAGTCGCGCCAATTATTTGAAGTATATTGTCCCGCTTGAAGATGAAGAACTTATATTTTATAAAAGTGACAAAACGGATCGTTGGTGGATTGAAATTCCATTTGAATCAAATGGCAGCAATAAATTAAAAAGAAATACGTTATTACCCTGTTCTTATGATGAATACTTGGCCGCTTGCAATCAGGAATTGCCAGAAAGATGGTGGAAAGCGCAGCGTAAAAATGCTTTGTAA